One genomic segment of Pandoraea sputorum includes these proteins:
- a CDS encoding IPT/TIG domain-containing protein, protein MNAPGAASRFSHVRSGLCAVWFHCLRVLVALLLFGFASSAMAAVCYVWNAGPAGASSYTLSTQTTAGFQNCDPFYGDFDAGGIYSDASQGTSDIPSSTGDGSKLTIDTNAVLPEDVVVFTPSSTTTQTQWTFKLFGSDGSSRDLVINRERGGPAISGISPSSRPSATGGSVTITGNNFVNNATVTFGGTAGTGVTVVSPTQVNVTAPPHAVGTVDVVLTTSGGSATATSAFTFLPLPVVTSVSPTQGSTGGGNSVTINGTDLGGATGVTIGGNAAAITSNTASQITVTAPGGSAGTVDVLVTTNGGQSAISASAKYTYVSTPTVASVTQNEGPLGGGNTVTITGTNFVVGSTTVSFGSTPATGVVVNSTTSLTATVPAGAAGTVDVSVTTAAGTSPPVPGDRYTYLATPTLSAVSPSAGPTGGSTSVALTGTGFTAGMTVTFGGTSASGLVVNSATSASVNAPAHAAGSVDVVVSTGGGSVTLPSSYKYVAAPTVTGVLPPTGSASGGTPVTINGTNLSDVTDVRFGATSAAFTVTGPGSITTTSPGGTGTVDITVTSPGGTSATGAADQFTYIPGPTVSSISPTTGPAAGGTSVTITGANFTAASTVAFGSTAATSVTFMNSTTLNATAPAGTGTADVRVTTANGTSPIVSGDVFTYIGAPTITSISPTNGPGGGGTNVTINGTGFTGATAVTFGGTAATTFNVTSSTSMTAQAPAGTGTVDIRVTTPGGTTAMSAADQFTYVDAPTVTSISPAAGPTAGGTTVTINGTNLSNVSGVKFGATNAISFSGGTGTQLTAISPAGAAGVLDVTVTTPGGTSATGAGDRFTYVAAPTAAPVSVSVPFNSAAAPVNVDLSSGASAVTLVSVGTGPLHGQATVSSNTSLTYRPTAGYSGGDSFTYTLTNVGGTSTAGTVTVTVGTPTITYSPPTTLQASVGALYSSTALAVASGGSTPYSYSITTGHLPQGLTLDSNGTLHGTPTSVDVQDITVTATDNATPGGPYSATSGTIRITTVAPTIAFSTTSLTAVPSGTAYNRSVTASGGTAPYSYSIVGGSLPPGVSMNTATGAITGDLKNVGSFTFTLQAKDANQFPAQVVLTLQVTAPVLAVTTTALTDAAVGTSYTQTLTASGGVTPYTFTATGLPSGLSVTGNAISGTPTQTGTFTVVVRMTDSTAGVGAPYFVDKTLSLTVNASPMTLSPSTLTTPIAGQGYTQTLSASGGTAPYRYAVTSGTLPTGLTLDPATGILSGTPTSTGASNFTVTATDSSTGPGTPLTVAKAFAFNITGQVASAPAVQTQTLSNAPLRIRATANAVGAPFTRIAIATPPQSGTAVVEGEDIVYTPTANTNGDVAFTYTLTNAVGTSAPISVTVSVKAVPVTAASLEASVAANGTADLDITSGATGGPFTGANLISISPPNAGTVTIISTAAATPAAAGVTRAATLPTGNTYTLRFVPAAAFAGMAVITYTISNANATSAPGTVKVTVAPRKDPSTDPDVTGLIGAQVEAARRFATTQIGNYNQRLEALHGKGRAPSSNGLNVVLPSSDRGSSRDLSRCQDIAGITDRDACLRGEVSPTALSKAKSLDVRDKSVGASGVATGESGDGPNLPGVGAGDDQRFAYWTAGTVDFGFANTAAQRSGFKFTTGGVTMGADYRFSDQFSLGAGVGYGHDATDIGSSGTRSTGDSYSGAIYASFRPMPTLFVDAVAGYGTLSFDSRRWVVDANDFATGKRKGQQFFGSLSAGYEYRTDDWLFSPYGRLTASRSTLDQYSESGAGLNALTYFKQNVNTLSGTLGVRAGFAKATRIGTFSPYVRVELQHDFNGQSLAGLAYADIASSGPVYFVPGSPYGSDRVQVGAGTKLRTGTLVFGLDYSVTTGMGGLQQGFRLTFTAPF, encoded by the coding sequence ATGAATGCCCCCGGCGCGGCCTCGCGCTTCTCCCATGTGCGCTCAGGTCTGTGTGCCGTTTGGTTCCATTGCTTGCGCGTGCTGGTCGCGCTGTTGCTGTTCGGCTTTGCGTCGTCGGCTATGGCTGCGGTGTGCTACGTGTGGAATGCAGGCCCGGCCGGTGCAAGTTCTTACACGCTGTCGACACAAACCACGGCAGGGTTCCAGAACTGCGACCCTTTTTATGGGGACTTCGACGCCGGCGGCATTTATTCGGACGCGAGTCAGGGGACGTCCGATATTCCTTCGTCAACCGGAGACGGTTCCAAGCTAACGATCGATACCAACGCTGTACTTCCCGAGGACGTCGTGGTTTTCACACCGAGCTCGACGACGACCCAGACGCAGTGGACTTTCAAGCTGTTTGGCAGCGACGGAAGTTCCAGAGATCTGGTCATCAACCGTGAGCGCGGTGGTCCGGCAATCTCGGGCATTTCTCCCTCCTCCCGGCCTTCTGCCACAGGCGGTTCGGTAACCATCACCGGTAACAACTTCGTCAACAACGCAACGGTGACGTTCGGTGGAACGGCGGGCACCGGGGTGACGGTCGTCAGCCCCACGCAGGTCAATGTGACCGCGCCGCCGCACGCCGTCGGCACCGTTGACGTTGTCTTGACCACCTCCGGCGGTTCGGCAACGGCGACCAGCGCGTTTACCTTTCTCCCGTTACCCGTCGTGACATCCGTGTCGCCAACGCAAGGATCGACAGGCGGTGGCAACAGCGTGACGATCAACGGCACCGATCTCGGCGGGGCGACGGGCGTGACCATCGGCGGCAACGCGGCAGCGATCACCTCGAACACGGCGTCGCAGATCACGGTCACCGCGCCGGGGGGAAGTGCTGGGACGGTCGACGTTCTGGTGACGACGAATGGCGGCCAGAGCGCCATCAGTGCTTCGGCAAAGTACACATATGTCAGTACACCGACGGTGGCCTCGGTGACGCAGAACGAGGGGCCGCTCGGCGGTGGCAACACGGTCACCATCACGGGCACTAACTTCGTGGTCGGTTCGACCACGGTCAGCTTCGGTAGTACCCCGGCGACAGGCGTCGTCGTGAACAGCACCACGTCGCTGACGGCCACCGTTCCGGCAGGCGCGGCGGGCACCGTCGACGTTTCCGTCACGACCGCTGCGGGTACCAGCCCGCCCGTGCCGGGCGACCGCTATACCTATCTCGCGACGCCGACGCTGTCGGCCGTCTCTCCGAGCGCCGGGCCGACTGGCGGTTCGACGTCGGTGGCATTGACTGGCACAGGATTTACCGCGGGCATGACCGTGACGTTCGGCGGCACGTCGGCATCCGGCCTCGTCGTGAACAGTGCGACGTCGGCGAGCGTCAACGCGCCCGCGCACGCTGCGGGCAGTGTCGATGTCGTGGTGAGCACGGGGGGCGGCAGTGTTACGCTCCCCTCCAGCTACAAATATGTAGCCGCGCCGACGGTGACCGGCGTCCTCCCGCCCACGGGGTCGGCGTCGGGCGGCACGCCCGTGACGATCAACGGCACCAACCTGAGCGATGTCACGGATGTCAGGTTTGGCGCGACGAGCGCCGCGTTCACGGTCACCGGCCCCGGCTCGATTACCACGACGTCACCCGGCGGGACCGGGACCGTGGATATCACAGTGACGTCGCCGGGCGGTACTAGCGCCACAGGCGCGGCCGATCAGTTCACGTATATCCCGGGGCCGACCGTCTCGTCGATTTCGCCGACAACCGGTCCCGCAGCGGGCGGTACCAGCGTGACGATCACCGGTGCGAATTTCACGGCGGCCTCGACGGTGGCGTTCGGTTCCACGGCGGCAACGAGTGTCACCTTCATGAACTCGACCACGCTCAACGCCACGGCCCCCGCAGGGACCGGCACGGCCGATGTCCGCGTGACGACCGCCAACGGTACCTCGCCAATCGTGTCGGGCGACGTATTCACCTACATCGGGGCACCCACCATCACGTCAATCTCGCCAACGAACGGTCCGGGCGGGGGCGGCACGAACGTGACGATCAACGGTACGGGCTTCACGGGCGCTACGGCGGTGACCTTCGGGGGGACGGCCGCCACGACGTTCAATGTGACCAGCAGCACGTCGATGACGGCGCAAGCGCCCGCAGGTACGGGCACGGTCGACATTCGTGTGACGACGCCGGGCGGCACGACCGCGATGAGCGCTGCCGACCAGTTCACCTACGTCGACGCGCCGACCGTGACGTCGATTTCGCCGGCCGCAGGCCCGACGGCCGGGGGAACGACCGTGACCATCAACGGCACTAATCTATCCAACGTGTCGGGCGTGAAGTTCGGCGCAACCAACGCAATTTCGTTCAGCGGCGGTACGGGGACGCAACTTACCGCCATTTCGCCTGCTGGCGCGGCCGGTGTGCTGGATGTGACGGTCACCACACCGGGCGGAACGAGTGCCACGGGCGCTGGCGATCGGTTCACGTATGTCGCTGCGCCGACGGCTGCCCCTGTCTCGGTGTCGGTGCCGTTCAACAGCGCTGCCGCACCCGTCAACGTCGACCTGTCGAGCGGGGCGAGCGCCGTGACGCTGGTGAGCGTCGGCACAGGTCCGTTGCACGGACAGGCAACCGTCAGCAGCAACACCTCACTCACTTACCGGCCCACGGCCGGGTACTCGGGAGGTGACTCGTTCACGTACACGCTGACGAACGTCGGTGGCACGTCCACCGCCGGTACGGTGACGGTCACCGTCGGAACGCCGACCATCACGTACTCCCCGCCAACCACGTTGCAGGCGAGCGTGGGGGCGTTGTATTCGTCGACGGCACTCGCTGTCGCCAGCGGCGGCTCGACACCGTATAGCTACTCCATCACCACCGGACACCTGCCGCAGGGTCTGACGCTCGATTCGAACGGTACGCTGCATGGCACGCCCACTTCGGTCGATGTGCAGGACATCACGGTGACGGCCACTGATAACGCAACGCCCGGCGGTCCTTACTCGGCGACGAGCGGCACGATCCGGATTACCACGGTTGCGCCGACGATTGCGTTCAGCACCACGTCGCTGACGGCGGTGCCCAGCGGCACAGCATACAACCGGTCGGTCACGGCATCGGGCGGTACCGCTCCCTATAGCTACTCGATCGTCGGAGGGAGTCTGCCGCCGGGTGTCAGTATGAACACCGCGACGGGGGCAATCACGGGTGATCTGAAGAATGTCGGCAGCTTCACGTTCACGCTGCAAGCGAAGGATGCGAATCAGTTCCCCGCGCAGGTCGTACTGACCCTTCAGGTCACGGCACCGGTGCTGGCGGTCACCACGACCGCGCTGACCGATGCGGCCGTCGGGACGTCTTACACCCAGACACTCACCGCCTCGGGCGGCGTCACGCCCTACACCTTCACGGCGACAGGATTGCCGTCCGGTCTGAGCGTGACGGGCAACGCGATCTCCGGCACACCGACGCAGACGGGCACGTTCACGGTGGTGGTCCGCATGACGGACAGCACGGCAGGGGTCGGCGCACCGTACTTCGTCGACAAGACGCTGTCGCTGACGGTGAATGCGTCGCCGATGACGCTCTCACCGTCGACGCTGACCACGCCAATTGCCGGACAAGGCTATACGCAGACGCTATCAGCCTCGGGGGGCACGGCGCCGTATCGCTACGCCGTCACGAGCGGGACGCTGCCGACAGGGCTGACGCTCGATCCGGCCACGGGGATTCTGAGCGGCACGCCTACATCGACCGGTGCCAGCAACTTCACCGTCACCGCGACGGATTCCAGCACCGGTCCCGGCACGCCGCTCACGGTAGCGAAGGCGTTCGCGTTCAACATTACCGGCCAGGTCGCTTCGGCCCCGGCGGTGCAGACACAAACGCTGTCGAACGCACCGTTGCGCATTCGTGCGACGGCCAATGCCGTAGGTGCACCATTCACGCGTATTGCCATCGCCACGCCGCCGCAAAGCGGTACGGCGGTCGTGGAAGGGGAGGACATTGTCTACACGCCGACGGCGAACACCAACGGCGACGTGGCCTTTACGTACACGCTGACGAACGCCGTGGGCACGTCTGCACCGATCAGTGTGACGGTGTCGGTGAAAGCCGTGCCGGTCACGGCGGCCTCGCTCGAAGCCTCGGTGGCGGCGAACGGGACGGCCGATCTGGACATTACGTCCGGTGCGACCGGTGGTCCATTCACCGGGGCCAACCTCATATCGATTTCCCCGCCGAATGCGGGAACCGTCACGATCATCTCGACGGCCGCGGCGACGCCGGCGGCCGCTGGCGTGACACGAGCGGCTACTTTGCCGACGGGCAACACGTACACGTTGCGCTTCGTGCCTGCTGCGGCGTTTGCCGGCATGGCGGTGATCACGTACACGATCTCGAATGCCAATGCGACATCCGCGCCGGGCACCGTGAAGGTCACCGTCGCCCCGCGTAAGGATCCGAGCACGGACCCGGACGTCACTGGCCTTATCGGTGCGCAGGTCGAAGCGGCGCGGCGCTTCGCCACGACGCAGATCGGCAACTACAACCAGCGTCTCGAAGCGCTGCACGGCAAGGGACGCGCGCCGTCCAGCAATGGACTGAACGTGGTGCTGCCGTCTTCGGATCGCGGCAGCAGCCGTGATCTGTCGCGTTGCCAGGACATCGCAGGCATTACCGATCGCGACGCCTGTCTGCGCGGCGAAGTCAGCCCGACGGCACTGAGCAAGGCCAAGAGTCTCGACGTGCGCGACAAGAGCGTGGGTGCGAGCGGCGTGGCGACCGGCGAGTCGGGAGACGGTCCGAACCTGCCCGGCGTCGGCGCGGGAGACGACCAGCGCTTCGCCTACTGGACGGCCGGTACGGTGGACTTCGGTTTCGCCAACACGGCGGCCCAGCGCTCGGGCTTCAAGTTCACGACCGGTGGCGTGACGATGGGGGCGGACTATCGCTTCTCGGACCAGTTCTCACTCGGCGCGGGCGTGGGTTATGGCCATGACGCCACGGATATCGGCAGTTCGGGCACGCGAAGCACGGGCGACAGCTACAGCGGCGCGATTTACGCGAGCTTCCGTCCGATGCCGACGTTGTTCGTCGACGCCGTCGCGGGCTACGGCACGCTCAGTTTCGACTCGCGTCGCTGGGTCGTCGATGCGAACGACTTCGCCACCGGCAAGCGCAAAGGGCAGCAGTTCTTTGGCTCGTTATCGGCGGGTTATGAATACCGCACCGACGATTGGCTGTTCTCTCCGTACGGGCGTCTGACGGCATCGCGCTCCACGCTTGATCAGTACAGCGAATCCGGTGCGGGGTTGAATGCGCTGACGTACTTCAAACAAAACGTCAACACGTTGTCGGGCACGCTCGGTGTGCGCGCCGGCTTCGCGAAAGCGACGCGCATCGGCACGTTCTCACCCTATGTGCGTGTGGAGTTGCAGCACGATTTCAACGGGCAGAGTCTTGCCGGGCTGGCCTATGCAGATATCGCGTCGAGCGGGCCGGTGTACTTCGTGCCAGGCAGTCCGTATGGCAGCGATCGCGTGCAAGTCGGTGCGGGAACGAAACTGCGTACGGGCACGCTCGTCTTCGGGCTGGACTACAGCGTAACGACAGGGATGGGCGGATTGCAGCAGGGCTTCCGGCTGACGTTCACCGCACCGTTCTGA
- a CDS encoding phage tail protein, with translation MFSFAMSPRDWLPCDGRYMNVNVNQALYSLLGVQYGGDGRTTFRLPDLRGRVAMHRQPGKYEQGVPNGTETVTLTAQQIPAHTHEFHTAAIGATQPVVGPDKNRVLAKSVNVKDGQTTDGPLLYGPVTSSTLSAESPEACGTTSDALGHNNMQPSLVMNYMICVNGIYPSRS, from the coding sequence TTGTTCTCGTTCGCCATGTCTCCACGCGATTGGTTGCCGTGCGACGGGCGCTACATGAACGTTAATGTCAATCAGGCGCTGTATTCGTTGCTTGGCGTGCAATACGGAGGAGACGGCCGGACGACGTTCCGGCTACCAGACTTGCGTGGGCGCGTCGCGATGCACCGCCAGCCCGGCAAATATGAGCAAGGGGTCCCGAACGGCACAGAGACCGTCACCCTGACTGCGCAACAGATTCCGGCGCACACGCACGAATTCCACACTGCCGCGATCGGCGCCACGCAACCGGTGGTGGGGCCGGACAAGAACCGGGTGCTCGCCAAGAGCGTGAATGTGAAGGACGGCCAAACGACCGACGGTCCGTTGCTCTACGGTCCGGTCACGTCGAGCACGCTGTCAGCGGAATCCCCGGAAGCCTGCGGCACGACGAGCGACGCTCTCGGCCATAACAACATGCAGCCATCGCTGGTCATGAACTACATGATCTGCGTCAATGGCATCTACCCTTCGCGCAGCTAG
- a CDS encoding phage tail protein: MTPYIGEIRLFAGTYAPVGWMLCNGQKVNISDFEVLYSLIGTTYGGDGRSDFALPDLRAQVPIGMGQAPGLTPRTMGQKIGSASVTLKPEEMPGHTHVINATSSDATSVTPASDLLLAVTKENFYDNGTRNPTGKAALSPQAIAPSGSAAPAAHANIMPTVTMNYIIAMDGLYPSQG; encoded by the coding sequence ATGACACCGTACATTGGCGAAATTCGCCTGTTCGCCGGCACCTACGCGCCCGTTGGCTGGATGCTTTGCAACGGACAGAAGGTCAACATTTCCGACTTCGAAGTGCTCTACTCCCTGATCGGTACGACCTACGGCGGCGATGGGCGGTCGGACTTTGCGCTCCCGGACCTGCGCGCTCAGGTGCCGATTGGCATGGGCCAGGCGCCTGGATTGACGCCGCGCACGATGGGTCAAAAGATCGGCAGCGCGAGCGTCACGCTCAAGCCAGAGGAAATGCCCGGACACACGCATGTGATCAACGCCACGTCGAGCGATGCGACATCGGTGACGCCCGCCAGCGATCTCCTGCTGGCGGTGACGAAGGAGAACTTTTACGACAACGGCACCCGTAACCCCACGGGCAAAGCAGCGTTATCTCCCCAGGCCATCGCGCCATCCGGCAGTGCCGCCCCTGCTGCCCACGCCAACATCATGCCAACCGTGACGATGAACTACATCATCGCGATGGATGGCCTTTATCCGTCGCAAGGCTGA
- a CDS encoding phage tail protein gives MDEYYIGEVRIFACNYAPNGWAFCDGSILQIRSFPTLFAVIGNLYGGDGKLTFAVPDLRGQIVQGMTAPTDMYKRQGSETVTLDDTQVPMHTHTAYVNGGRPSSLTPGDRLPMRFFAGGNNTYLEDTALQSPVSLSPQAISVVGNGGSHNNMQPFLPMNFCIAVQYGEFPPRP, from the coding sequence ATGGACGAATACTATATTGGCGAAGTGCGTATCTTCGCCTGCAACTATGCGCCGAACGGCTGGGCATTCTGTGACGGCTCGATACTCCAGATCCGATCGTTTCCGACGCTGTTCGCCGTGATCGGCAATCTGTATGGTGGTGACGGCAAACTCACGTTCGCAGTCCCCGATCTGCGCGGCCAGATCGTACAAGGCATGACGGCACCGACCGATATGTACAAGCGACAGGGCTCCGAGACCGTGACCCTGGACGACACCCAAGTCCCGATGCATACGCATACGGCCTACGTGAACGGTGGTCGTCCATCGTCGCTGACGCCGGGCGACCGTCTGCCAATGCGATTCTTCGCGGGGGGCAACAATACCTATCTCGAAGACACGGCGTTGCAGTCGCCCGTCTCTCTCTCGCCGCAGGCGATTAGCGTCGTCGGCAACGGCGGCTCGCACAACAACATGCAGCCGTTCCTGCCGATGAATTTCTGCATCGCGGTGCAATACGGGGAGTTTCCGCCGCGTCCGTAA
- a CDS encoding zinc ribbon domain-containing protein YjdM, protein MSALPPCPKCNSEFTYEDGGMCICPECGNEWSMQAEAATETAERIYRDATGATLQNGDTVTVIKDLKLKGGGGTIKIGTKVKNIRLVDGDHDIDCKIDGFGAMSLKSEFVKKV, encoded by the coding sequence ATGAGCGCTCTGCCCCCGTGCCCGAAATGCAACTCCGAATTCACGTATGAAGACGGCGGGATGTGCATCTGCCCGGAATGCGGCAACGAATGGTCCATGCAGGCCGAAGCTGCCACTGAGACCGCCGAGCGCATCTATCGCGACGCGACCGGCGCGACGCTGCAAAACGGCGATACCGTCACCGTCATCAAAGATCTAAAGCTCAAAGGCGGCGGTGGCACGATCAAGATCGGCACAAAAGTGAAGAACATCCGCCTTGTCGATGGCGATCACGACATCGACTGCAAGATCGACGGCTTCGGTGCAATGAGCCTGAAATCGGAGTTCGTGAAGAAGGTGTAA
- a CDS encoding GFA family protein: MSTVLEGRCLCGAIRFEIRAPMVKFSHCHCTQCRKGHGAAFASYGRTKRKDLYILSGNERIKAYASSESVRREFCADCGTSLFWSSNTPDLADWISVALGTIDTPFAAPGQRHLHVASKASWYEIEDGLPQE, from the coding sequence ATGTCGACGGTGCTTGAGGGACGCTGCCTGTGCGGTGCCATCCGCTTCGAGATTCGTGCGCCGATGGTCAAATTCAGTCACTGCCACTGCACACAATGCCGCAAGGGTCACGGCGCGGCATTCGCTAGCTATGGACGGACGAAGCGTAAAGACCTTTATATCCTGTCGGGTAATGAGCGCATCAAAGCGTACGCCTCGTCCGAATCGGTCCGCCGGGAGTTCTGCGCAGACTGCGGGACTTCTCTTTTCTGGTCGAGCAACACGCCTGACCTGGCCGACTGGATCTCGGTGGCGCTGGGAACGATCGACACCCCGTTTGCCGCGCCTGGACAGCGGCATCTCCACGTGGCGTCGAAAGCGTCGTGGTACGAGATTGAGGATGGGTTGCCGCAGGAATAG
- a CDS encoding CmpA/NrtA family ABC transporter substrate-binding protein yields MSTSSWLASDGPSPDRGSDGAPEKRHLRVGFVALSDAAPLVVAKRLELGHEHGLTLELSREASWAAIRDKLLTGELDAAHSLYGLVYGVQLGIGGPREDMAVLMVLNRNGQAVTVTPSLADALAETGDLREALASLGRKPVFAQTFPTGTHAMFMNYWFAAQGIDPLRDIASMVIPPAHMVAAMEEGGLDGFCCGEPWHAVAQARGLGRTVAVSSDIWPNHPEKVLASRRDFVTRYPKTAHALVRTLLSACRWLDEPGHRAEAAGWLAEPAWVGAPRDLIAARLLGDFGRLSGRHALLPVSFFDGGVVNYPHPSDGMWFVSQYRRWGMVGDDAVVHAAQTAAEVNQTELFAAAARAEAVPAVSEATGEVLCDGRRWDAASAADLMAYIDGFAIRAR; encoded by the coding sequence ATGTCGACGTCATCATGGTTGGCCTCCGATGGGCCATCGCCGGACCGGGGTTCGGATGGGGCGCCCGAGAAGCGTCATTTACGCGTGGGGTTCGTCGCGCTGTCGGATGCCGCGCCGCTGGTCGTGGCGAAGCGTCTGGAACTGGGGCACGAGCATGGGCTCACGCTGGAGTTGAGCCGGGAGGCGTCCTGGGCGGCGATCCGCGACAAGCTGCTCACCGGTGAACTGGACGCGGCGCATTCGCTTTATGGGCTGGTCTACGGCGTGCAACTGGGCATTGGCGGACCGCGTGAGGACATGGCCGTGCTGATGGTGCTTAACCGCAACGGGCAGGCGGTGACGGTGACGCCGTCGCTGGCCGATGCGCTCGCCGAGACGGGCGACTTGCGTGAGGCATTGGCGTCGCTCGGTCGCAAGCCCGTATTCGCACAGACGTTCCCGACGGGCACGCACGCGATGTTCATGAATTACTGGTTCGCCGCGCAGGGCATCGATCCGTTGCGCGACATTGCGAGCATGGTGATTCCACCCGCGCACATGGTCGCGGCGATGGAGGAGGGCGGGCTGGACGGTTTCTGTTGCGGCGAGCCGTGGCATGCGGTGGCGCAGGCGCGTGGGTTGGGGCGGACCGTCGCGGTGTCGAGCGATATCTGGCCGAATCATCCGGAAAAGGTGCTCGCCAGTCGGCGGGACTTCGTCACCCGTTATCCGAAGACGGCGCACGCGCTGGTGCGCACGCTGCTGAGCGCGTGCCGGTGGCTGGACGAGCCGGGACACCGGGCGGAAGCTGCGGGCTGGCTGGCCGAACCGGCGTGGGTGGGGGCACCGCGGGATCTGATCGCGGCGCGTTTGCTTGGGGATTTCGGACGGCTGTCCGGGCGGCACGCGCTGTTACCGGTGAGTTTCTTCGACGGTGGCGTGGTGAATTACCCCCATCCGTCGGACGGGATGTGGTTCGTCTCGCAGTACCGACGTTGGGGGATGGTGGGAGACGATGCGGTCGTTCATGCCGCGCAAACGGCGGCGGAAGTGAATCAGACCGAACTGTTCGCAGCGGCGGCGCGCGCCGAGGCGGTGCCAGCGGTGTCCGAGGCTACCGGCGAAGTGCTGTGCGATGGTCGCCGGTGGGATGCGGCGAGTGCCGCCGATCTGATGGCTTACATCGACGGGTTCGCCATTCGGGCGCGCTGA
- a CDS encoding ANTAR domain-containing response regulator translates to MLRVLLVTDTDKPIGELRAALARLGCEMLAEVAKPQALPRVVESERPDVVIIDTESPSRDTLEQLAVMNAAAPRPVLMFSADGNQSLIRAAVDAGVTAYSVEGLAADRLAPILEVALARFAHEEKLRARLAKAESELADRKLIDRAKRLLMDRRRISEQEAYAILRKRAMDQGEKLVEVARQLVSIAELLG, encoded by the coding sequence ATGCTGCGCGTGCTGCTCGTGACCGACACCGACAAGCCGATTGGCGAGTTGCGGGCGGCGCTCGCGCGTCTGGGATGCGAGATGCTGGCCGAGGTCGCCAAGCCGCAGGCGTTGCCGCGCGTGGTGGAGAGCGAGCGGCCGGATGTGGTCATCATCGATACCGAGTCGCCGTCGCGCGACACGCTCGAGCAACTGGCGGTCATGAATGCGGCCGCACCGCGTCCGGTGCTGATGTTTTCCGCTGACGGCAATCAGTCGCTCATCCGCGCGGCCGTCGACGCCGGGGTGACGGCGTATTCCGTCGAAGGGCTGGCGGCGGACCGTCTCGCACCGATTCTCGAAGTCGCGCTCGCGCGCTTTGCGCACGAGGAGAAGTTGCGCGCGCGGCTGGCCAAGGCGGAAAGCGAACTGGCCGACCGAAAGCTGATCGACCGCGCCAAGCGGCTGCTCATGGACCGGCGACGGATTTCAGAGCAGGAGGCCTACGCCATCCTGCGCAAACGGGCGATGGATCAGGGCGAGAAGCTCGTCGAAGTGGCGCGCCAGCTCGTCTCGATTGCCGAATTATTGGGATAG
- the cobA gene encoding uroporphyrinogen-III C-methyltransferase: MKNGKVTLLSAGPGALDLLTMRAARVLGEADVLLVDDLANPEIATLAPQARVIAVGKRGGCRSTPQAFIERMMCRFAKRGAHVVRVKGGDALMFGRAGEEMTALRRAGVPVEIVNGISSAFAAAAGLGMSLTHRDHCAGVTFVTAHRQDGSAPNWAALAAAGTTLAIYMGLHRVEELSATLLSHLDAGTPAGAVQWAGTPQERRMVTTLGQLAADVRAQGFASPTILLVGGAVGEASVAMGGMGVMGGVVEEVVARAA, translated from the coding sequence ATGAAGAACGGCAAAGTCACTCTGCTCAGCGCCGGGCCTGGCGCGCTCGATCTGCTGACGATGCGCGCGGCACGCGTGCTCGGCGAGGCCGACGTTTTGCTCGTGGACGATCTGGCCAATCCCGAGATCGCCACGCTCGCACCGCAGGCGCGCGTGATTGCCGTGGGCAAGCGCGGCGGTTGCCGCTCGACGCCGCAGGCGTTCATCGAACGAATGATGTGCCGTTTCGCGAAGCGCGGCGCGCATGTCGTGCGGGTCAAGGGCGGCGACGCGTTGATGTTCGGCCGCGCGGGCGAGGAGATGACGGCGTTGCGGCGTGCGGGCGTGCCGGTCGAGATCGTCAACGGCATCTCGTCGGCGTTCGCGGCGGCGGCCGGTCTCGGCATGTCGCTCACGCACCGCGATCACTGCGCGGGCGTGACCTTCGTCACCGCGCATCGGCAGGACGGCAGTGCACCGAACTGGGCGGCGCTCGCCGCGGCGGGCACCACGCTGGCGATATACATGGGACTGCACCGGGTGGAGGAACTGAGCGCGACGTTGCTGTCGCATCTCGATGCAGGCACACCGGCGGGCGCGGTCCAGTGGGCGGGCACACCGCAGGAGCGCCGCATGGTGACGACGCTGGGGCAACTGGCGGCCGACGTGCGCGCGCAGGGCTTCGCCAGTCCGACCATTTTGCTCGTCGGCGGCGCCGTGGGTGAGGCGTCGGTAGCGATGGGTGGGATGGGGGTGATGGGCGGGGTCGTTGAGGAAGTTGTCGCTCGTGCCGCCTGA